In Clavibacter californiensis, the sequence GGGATGCCGACTACCGCGCGGCCTTCGCGAACGATCCGCTGGAGCTGGTCGCCGCGTCCGCCGCGGAGAACAACGCCAAGTCCGACGCGACGGCCGACGCGTGGCTGCCCGACGACCCGGCCGACGCGTGCGCGCTCGTGGTGCGGCAGGTGTCGATCAAGGTGCGCACCGAGCTCAGCGTGACGCGGGCCGAGCACGACGCGATGGCGCGCGTGCTCGACGGGTGCGGCGACGTGACGCTCCTCAGCTCCGACGACGTGGGCTGGCCGGCGCCGGTGCGCTGACGCCACGCGCACAGGGAGCGGTCACCTGACTGGCCCCAACCGATCTCCCGCCCGGTCCGAAGACACTGCAATGCTCCGGACCACCAGAGACGCGATGCACGACGGGTCCGGATGTCATGGGGAGAGCGGTCGCACGGACGGCGCACGGAGAGGGGTCTCGGCGCCGGGACCACGACCGCAGGGCCGGCCCGTCATCGGGTCGGCCCATCTCCCTGCCCTCGGGCGGTCGCGCTGACGCTGCGTCAGGCCAGGAGACCGAGCACGCCCATCCACGCGGTGCCGACGACGCCCCAGATCACGATGAGCACCACGGCCATCACGAAGCCGACGCGGAACCACTCCTTAGTCGTGACGTAGCCGGATCCGAAGACCACGCCCGACGGCCCCGACGCGTAGTGCGAGATGCCGCCGAAGAGGTTGCCGATGAAGCCGAGCACGAGCGCGGCGAACAGCGGCGGCGTGCCCGTCGCGACCGCGGCGCCGAGGAAGACCGCGTACATCGCGACGATGTGGGCCGTGTTCGACGCGAACAGGTAGTGCGAGAGGAAGTACACGAGCGCGAGCACCGCGAAGGCCCACGGCCAGGGCAGGCCGCCGACGGATCCGGAGACGGCGCCGCCCACGAGGTCGATGACGCCGAGCGCGTCGAGCTGGTCGGCCATGCCGACGAGCACCGCGAAGAAGATGAGCGTCGACCAGGCGGAGGCGTTCGCGGCGAGGTGCGACCACGTGAGGACGCCCGTCACGAGCAGCACCGCGATGCCGCCGAACGCGGCGGCGGTCGCGGGGATGCCGAGCAGCGATCCGCCGCACCAGAGCACGAGCAGCAGCACGAAGGTCGCGGCCATGATCCGCTCGTGACCCGACAGCGGGCCGAGCCCGCGCAGCTCCTCGAGCGCGTGGGCGGGGGCCTCGGGCGTGCGGGTGAGGGTCGGCGGGTACACGCGCGACATCGCCCACGGGACGACGACCAGGCTGACCAGGCCGGGCACGAGCGCGGCGAGCGCCCAGCCGCCCCAGGTGACCTCGATGCCGATGTCGGCTGCGGCCTTCTGCGCGACCGGGTTCCCGGCCATGGCCGTGACGAACATGGCGGAGGTGACGGTGTTGACCTGCACGCTCGTGAGCGCGAGGTAGGAGCCGAGGCGGCGGCGCGACGCGTCGGAGTCGGGGGTGGATCCCTGCACCCGGCTGAGCGACGCGACGATCGGGTAGACGACGCCGCCCGCCCGCGCGGTGTTCGACGGCGTCGCGGGAGCGAGCACCAGGTCGGTGAGCGCCATGCCGTAGGCGAGGCCGAGGCTGGATCCGCCGAGGCGCGACACGAACGCGAGCGCGATGCGGCGGCCGAGGCCCGTGACGAGGAAGCCGTCCGCGATGAAGAACGACGCGACGATGAGCCAGATGGTGGGGTTCGCGAAGCCGACGAGCGCCTCGCCGTCCGTGGTCATGGTGCCCGTGAGCATGGCGACCGCGAGGCCGGTGAGCGCCACGGGCGCGGTCGGCAGCGGCTGGAGGATCAGGGCGAGGACGGTGCCGACGAAGATGCCGGCCATGTGCATGCCGCGGGGGTCGACCCCGGCGGGCGGCGGGACGAGCGCGATGCCGACCGCGACGACCACGATGACGACGACCTGGACGGCGCGCGCGCGGCGGGCACTGCGGGCGGCGGCCGCGGCGTCTGCG encodes:
- a CDS encoding DASS family sodium-coupled anion symporter, giving the protein MTPPPASPSPSSASGTGTDPAPGGAERDEADPAPDGVAFVAAPDEDAADAAAAARSARRARAVQVVVIVVVAVGIALVPPPAGVDPRGMHMAGIFVGTVLALILQPLPTAPVALTGLAVAMLTGTMTTDGEALVGFANPTIWLIVASFFIADGFLVTGLGRRIALAFVSRLGGSSLGLAYGMALTDLVLAPATPSNTARAGGVVYPIVASLSRVQGSTPDSDASRRRLGSYLALTSVQVNTVTSAMFVTAMAGNPVAQKAAADIGIEVTWGGWALAALVPGLVSLVVVPWAMSRVYPPTLTRTPEAPAHALEELRGLGPLSGHERIMAATFVLLLVLWCGGSLLGIPATAAAFGGIAVLLVTGVLTWSHLAANASAWSTLIFFAVLVGMADQLDALGVIDLVGGAVSGSVGGLPWPWAFAVLALVYFLSHYLFASNTAHIVAMYAVFLGAAVATGTPPLFAALVLGFIGNLFGGISHYASGPSGVVFGSGYVTTKEWFRVGFVMAVVLIVIWGVVGTAWMGVLGLLA